Proteins encoded in a region of the Dehalococcoidales bacterium genome:
- a CDS encoding cytochrome b5 domain-containing protein yields the protein MRTFTREELKKYDGSSGIIYTAYHGKVYDVSSSYHWRKGTHQVMHRAGSDLTEALEQAPHDAGLLEKFPVVGELVR from the coding sequence ATGAGAACATTCACCAGGGAAGAACTTAAAAAGTACGATGGCAGCAGCGGCATAATCTATACTGCCTACCACGGCAAGGTTTACGATGTATCTTCCAGCTATCACTGGAGAAAGGGCACTCACCAGGTGATGCACCGTGCCGGTTCTGACCTGACCGAGGCACTGGAACAAGCCCCGCACGATGCCGGACTTCTGGAGAAATTTCCCGTAGTGGGTGAGCTGGTCAGGTAA
- a CDS encoding sulfite exporter TauE/SafE family protein: MTALFVSSLTLFSGFGLGTVLMPAFALFFPIPVAIAATAVVHLANNIFKVILVGRNADWGVFLRFALTAALAAILGAWLLGRLSFMPAFTSYQIGKRIFDITLVKLVIGALIIVFALFDLIPKLQGMAFDRKYLPLGGVLSGFFGGLSGNQGAFRSAFLIKSGLGTKAFVGTNGVSSFLVDLVRLGVYGATFYTANFATIDGDIWRLVLLGIVFAFIGSFVGSRLVKKVTLKAVQYVVGIMLLIVGTGLATGLL; the protein is encoded by the coding sequence TTGACGGCGCTATTTGTTTCTTCTCTAACGCTTTTTTCCGGTTTTGGTCTGGGGACAGTGCTCATGCCGGCCTTTGCTCTCTTCTTCCCGATACCGGTGGCGATAGCCGCCACCGCCGTGGTTCACCTGGCTAATAATATCTTTAAGGTGATCCTGGTAGGGCGGAACGCGGACTGGGGGGTGTTCCTTCGCTTTGCTCTTACGGCGGCTCTGGCGGCTATCCTTGGCGCCTGGCTGCTGGGCAGATTATCTTTCATGCCGGCTTTTACTTCCTATCAAATCGGGAAAAGGATATTTGACATAACACTGGTCAAGCTGGTTATTGGTGCGTTGATTATTGTCTTTGCTCTGTTCGACCTGATACCGAAGTTGCAAGGCATGGCGTTTGACCGGAAGTACCTGCCGCTGGGCGGGGTATTATCAGGCTTTTTCGGGGGACTGTCCGGCAATCAGGGGGCCTTCCGCTCAGCCTTCCTGATAAAGAGCGGTCTGGGTACAAAGGCGTTCGTCGGCACCAATGGCGTCTCCTCTTTTCTGGTTGACCTGGTACGCCTTGGCGTATATGGGGCTACTTTCTACACGGCTAACTTTGCAACCATCGACGGTGATATATGGCGACTGGTGCTGCTCGGTATAGTCTTTGCCTTTATCGGGTCATTCGTCGGCTCGCGGCTGGTAAAGAAGGTAACTTTGAAGGCTGTGCAATACGTTGTTGGCATTATGCTCTTGATTGTTGGCACGGGACTGGCAACGGGGTTGTTGTGA
- a CDS encoding cache domain-containing protein codes for MYAVLKSNIGRRILLLVTVIMIPVLAVLAISGWIAAQQSLERVSRENQALSQAVASHLGYVLRQNLERLENVQFAPGLDIQDGDPEPERRALHSAYLDSIFDIVFITDLNGKIVWAEPFRQGFVDAPVGDYPPVLQAINTKRSLVSDVFTNTLDGNRVIFVIAPLRNREGQVAGLVGGQIDPARNTLRQFILPVKLGETGYIDIIDSRRVVLTSSDPRRMFTAWENDSNPEMLTELARLPDSPWSVAVSQSKEEAMAPARTLESTFMIAGVLAVIVVSFLSWGMARSLIRPIGQLKTVAQDISRGNLLRPVPDLGSDEIGELGRSFDVMRIELKKSLEEIQEWNRQLEAKIEERTRQLQDSYREIERKEASRGQLLQKVLMVQEEERRRVARELHDETTQSILGLVMRLEAATAIPDGDANKIKGMLADIRSLAVSTLDNVHKVIFDLRPSVLDDLGLLSALRWYAQNRLEELNIKARVEVTGEEKELPPQIEIALFRVGQEAITNIAKHAQANNVLINVEFKDLIIAVEIEDDGRGFDMKILKQYADENQGVGLLGMRERIELLGGQFCIESQPGKGTRITVEVPLKQ; via the coding sequence TTGTACGCTGTCCTGAAGTCTAACATCGGCCGGAGAATACTACTCCTGGTAACGGTGATTATGATTCCGGTGCTGGCAGTCCTGGCAATATCCGGATGGATAGCCGCGCAGCAGAGCCTGGAGCGCGTATCCCGCGAGAACCAGGCTCTATCACAGGCAGTTGCCAGCCATCTGGGTTATGTTCTCCGCCAGAACCTTGAGCGTCTGGAAAATGTTCAATTTGCTCCGGGGTTAGATATTCAGGACGGAGACCCGGAGCCGGAGCGAAGAGCTCTCCACAGTGCCTATCTCGACTCTATCTTTGATATTGTATTTATCACTGACCTGAACGGGAAGATAGTGTGGGCGGAGCCGTTCCGGCAGGGCTTTGTCGATGCTCCCGTCGGCGATTATCCACCGGTATTACAGGCGATTAACACCAAGAGGTCTTTGGTCTCAGACGTCTTCACAAACACCCTTGATGGCAACAGAGTCATCTTCGTCATCGCTCCTTTGCGCAACCGTGAAGGCCAGGTCGCTGGTCTGGTCGGTGGACAGATTGACCCCGCCAGGAATACGCTACGCCAATTTATCCTGCCGGTCAAACTCGGGGAGACCGGATACATTGACATTATTGATAGCCGGAGGGTGGTACTGACCAGCAGCGACCCCCGGCGTATGTTCACCGCCTGGGAGAACGACAGTAACCCTGAAATGTTGACGGAACTGGCGCGCCTGCCTGATTCCCCGTGGTCTGTGGCGGTAAGTCAATCAAAAGAGGAAGCCATGGCCCCGGCACGTACACTGGAGTCTACGTTCATGATTGCGGGAGTATTAGCCGTGATCGTTGTTTCCTTCCTGAGCTGGGGAATGGCCCGCAGCCTCATCAGGCCGATCGGCCAGCTCAAAACAGTAGCCCAGGATATCTCCCGCGGTAATCTTTTGCGGCCGGTACCGGACCTGGGCAGTGACGAAATTGGCGAACTCGGCCGGAGTTTTGACGTAATGCGGATAGAGCTGAAAAAATCATTAGAGGAAATCCAGGAATGGAACCGCCAGCTTGAGGCAAAGATAGAGGAAAGAACCCGCCAGTTACAGGACTCTTACCGTGAGATAGAGCGTAAGGAAGCCTCCCGCGGACAGCTACTGCAAAAGGTACTGATGGTTCAGGAGGAGGAACGCCGCAGGGTTGCCCGGGAGCTTCACGACGAGACTACCCAGTCAATACTGGGCCTGGTGATGAGACTGGAGGCAGCCACTGCCATCCCCGACGGAGATGCAAACAAGATAAAAGGCATGCTCGCTGACATCAGAAGTCTGGCGGTAAGCACTCTGGATAACGTGCACAAGGTTATCTTTGACCTGCGCCCATCGGTGCTGGATGACCTGGGGCTGCTGTCAGCGTTACGCTGGTACGCGCAGAACCGCCTCGAGGAGTTGAATATCAAGGCGCGGGTTGAGGTAACCGGCGAAGAAAAAGAACTACCGCCACAGATTGAGATAGCACTGTTCCGCGTTGGGCAGGAAGCCATTACCAACATCGCCAAACATGCCCAGGCCAATAACGTGTTGATTAACGTGGAGTTCAAGGATTTGATAATTGCCGTCGAGATAGAGGATGATGGCCGCGGCTTTGATATGAAGATATTAAAGCAGTATGCGGATGAAAACCAGGGGGTGGGACTGCTGGGTATGCGGGAGCGTATCGAGTTGCTCGGAGGGCAATTCTGCATTGAATCGCAACCGGGCAAGGGGACTCGCATCACCGTCGAAGTTCCCCTGAAGCAATGA
- a CDS encoding response regulator transcription factor: MTKIRVLIADDHAIVREGIRMILATHDDIEVVGEAADGRETIIQVGKLAPDVVLMDIAMPGLGGLEATLEIIKTNPLSRVLVLTQYDDSEYIYRFLKAGAAGYVLKKAVGSELVAAIRAVSQGKSFVDPAIADRVIKGYLEHPETAAGEAPYDRLSDREKTVFKLIAEGYTSRQIADTLSLSIKTVMTHRANIMEKLDFHNRAELIKYAIRQGVISSDD; this comes from the coding sequence ATGACCAAAATTAGAGTTCTTATTGCTGATGACCACGCTATCGTCAGGGAAGGGATACGCATGATACTGGCCACTCATGATGATATTGAGGTGGTCGGCGAAGCCGCCGATGGTAGAGAAACAATCATCCAGGTCGGTAAACTGGCACCGGATGTAGTCCTGATGGATATCGCCATGCCGGGCCTGGGTGGGCTGGAAGCCACCCTGGAGATTATAAAGACAAACCCCCTCAGCAGGGTGCTGGTACTGACTCAATACGATGACAGCGAGTATATCTACCGTTTCCTCAAGGCGGGCGCGGCCGGTTACGTGCTCAAGAAAGCGGTAGGTAGCGAGTTGGTAGCGGCGATAAGGGCTGTTTCGCAGGGAAAATCCTTCGTCGACCCCGCAATCGCGGATAGGGTAATCAAGGGTTACCTGGAACACCCTGAAACCGCCGCCGGGGAAGCCCCCTACGACCGCCTCAGTGACCGCGAGAAGACCGTTTTCAAGCTGATTGCTGAGGGCTACACCAGCCGCCAGATTGCCGATACTCTCTCTTTAAGCATCAAAACGGTGATGACACACCGCGCCAACATCATGGAGAAGCTCGATTTCCATAACCGCGCCGAGCTGATTAAGTATGCCATCCGCCAGGGAGTGATCTCTTCCGACGATTAG
- a CDS encoding cytochrome c3 family protein: MARFGKPLIIVLSGIILMGIVYARLAEASNGAPPIPHSVTGQEECLGCHDSRGLNPVPQNHSSYNEGSCLVCHSISGMAGEEPLSDESCQQCHSQPDLSMTFSGGEMLPLYIDPQRYASSVHGDKLLCSDCHSAISDYPHPTREVGSLREYSIAQYDLCKRCHFDNYTKTLDSIHYEMLSGGDLRAPLCTDCHGAHDVALPSQPRAKISQTCSQCHQAISQEYIGSVHGKALLEEDNFDVPVCTDCHQSHTIEDPRTASFRIESVHLCSNCHSNEQLMEKYGISSNVVKTYLNDFHGRTVALVEKQARDIWVEEAVCTDCHGIHDIQAVNSPGSPVIKSNLVTTCGKCHDDVTANFPGAWLSHYEPSISKAPLIFFVRWFYWILIPFILIGLSVHVLLDLWRRITNR, encoded by the coding sequence TTGGCAAGGTTCGGGAAGCCACTAATAATTGTCCTGTCGGGCATTATCCTGATGGGGATAGTATATGCCCGGTTAGCCGAAGCCAGTAACGGAGCTCCACCCATCCCACACAGTGTTACCGGACAAGAAGAATGCCTGGGCTGTCATGACTCTCGGGGACTGAACCCGGTACCGCAGAACCACAGTAGCTATAACGAGGGTTCCTGTCTGGTCTGTCATTCGATTTCCGGTATGGCCGGAGAAGAACCTCTATCTGACGAGTCCTGCCAGCAGTGCCATAGCCAGCCTGATCTCAGCATGACATTCTCCGGCGGAGAAATGCTGCCGCTCTATATTGACCCTCAGCGATATGCCAGCTCGGTTCATGGGGATAAACTCCTTTGTAGTGATTGCCATAGCGCTATCTCGGACTATCCCCACCCCACGCGAGAGGTCGGTAGCCTCCGGGAATACAGCATCGCTCAGTATGACCTCTGCAAGAGATGCCACTTTGACAACTACACCAAGACCCTGGATAGTATCCATTATGAGATGCTGTCAGGCGGCGACTTAAGAGCCCCTCTTTGTACTGACTGTCATGGGGCACACGACGTGGCTCTTCCCTCTCAACCAAGAGCTAAAATCTCGCAGACCTGCTCCCAGTGCCACCAGGCTATATCACAGGAATATATCGGCAGTGTACACGGAAAAGCGTTACTTGAAGAAGATAACTTTGATGTCCCGGTCTGTACTGACTGTCACCAGTCCCATACCATTGAAGACCCCAGGACGGCGTCTTTCCGCATTGAGTCCGTGCACCTGTGCAGTAACTGCCACAGCAACGAGCAATTGATGGAGAAGTACGGGATATCGTCTAATGTAGTCAAAACCTATCTTAATGATTTCCATGGTCGCACGGTGGCGCTGGTGGAGAAGCAGGCCAGGGACATCTGGGTGGAAGAGGCAGTCTGCACTGACTGCCATGGCATCCATGACATTCAGGCTGTTAATAGCCCCGGTTCGCCGGTGATAAAAAGCAACCTGGTGACGACCTGTGGCAAGTGCCATGATGATGTCACCGCCAATTTCCCGGGGGCATGGTTATCCCACTACGAACCCAGTATCAGTAAGGCACCACTGATATTCTTCGTCAGGTGGTTCTACTGGATACTGATACCCTTCATACTGATTGGGCTGTCCGTTCATGTCCTGCTT